Part of the Tachypleus tridentatus isolate NWPU-2018 unplaced genomic scaffold, ASM421037v1 Hic_cluster_2, whole genome shotgun sequence genome is shown below.
ACCTTTTGGACCAGAGGACTACAACAGgtttttttcattacatatgGCCTTGTTGGTCCCTTCATCTACtgttctttgttcttttgttacTGTATGGTTTGTCTTCTTTGAGGGTTAGCCATTTCAGGTCCTTGAGATGAGTTGTTTCTGAAGCAACCCCTTGGCTCCAGTTTTGTAGGAGCTTTGTTCTCCAACTCTTTTTTCTGATGAATCGCCTTTTCTATGCCTGTTCAGTTCCTCAGGACTTTCTCAGAGGTTTTGCTAAACTTTTACTCTCCCTCTCACCTGTGTAAAAATCCTTGAGACAATTCCTCATCCCCACCATGAGGTTGTACTTTCATCCTTTTATTATTCCCACAAAGTTGGAAAATTGTTGGCCAAACATCATCCTATCTTATTTGATTCAGCTTTGGTTTTTCCTGTTTCTGATGGGCAGTTTCTCACTCTACAGATACTATTCCTTGTGATGGATGACCAGTCCTGGTTTTCAGACATTTCCTCCACATCATGATTTTGCTTCATTTGGTTTATCTTCTGTgggtgaaatatttagttttcagttcCTCCCTTCTGTGTTGGTTCCATCCTCTCCTTTATTCATTGTCTCATTCCAACTGCCTATATTCACTCATCATCGTGGCTCTAATTTGAATTGTTTACATTTctgcattgttttttttcataatgacctcattcaaacattatgtattattaagaTCATAGAACACACTAAGTGTCCAGTGTTTGctcaaaagaaatatttgctgAAAATTCACAGAAAGTGGAGAGAAGTACTAAAAGTATTAAGCTCTTCTGTTGAGGCTTTGTGCATATTATTCATTGATTTCTATGGGTGCACgcacacacgcacgcacatatatattataaatatatattccagGCTAttcaacatttgacaaaaatatgAAGGACAGCACTAGGTGTGTGTCTGCTGTCTTTAGTCATGGTAATCCGTGGTACTGTCTCTCAGTGTGACATCTAATTGCAGATGTATGTGCCTGTTAACAATGATTCATGTATCCCTCCTGTGTTTTCCCCCATGCAAGTTCCATTTCCCTCAAATTCTTCTAGTGGAGTTGGGGAACTCGACATAGAGTTCCTCATTAAATGGAATACCAATATTCCAATACTAAGTGGACACATCCTTTGCTTGGAAAGTAGGATTGGGGTGTTACCTGATATTGTACTTCAGGTATCTGCTGTTTTATGAAGTAAGTTGATTATAACAAGATGGATAAGTCATGGGTTTACTTTAGAACGTGGGCCTGTATgctttttctgtttaattttttgtaatatctcATGTAGGTATTCCTCCAATATGGAATGACCTGACATATAGGTCTAGCAACTCTAAACACTTATGTCCAGCTATCTTCCTGTGAGATTATACATGCTTGAATAATCTGCCATCTCATCAGCTTGTGACATATGCACTCACCAAAAGATTCTTATTCACAATCTTTTCCCCTATAACTTCAGCTGCACAAAGAACATTCTCTGCTTGAAATGGATGTGGTTTCTCACTGAGTGCTGCCTCCCATGATTACTTGCACGGAGAGCTATGGTCTTATGATGATTACATTAAAGACTGGTGCAGTATATGTTGATGCACGTAAGGGGATGGGAACTTTGTTCAAGGCTTCTGGCATTTGCAGGAACATGCATGATAGTACACATGAGGTAATAGCTCTTTGtagtaaaaaaaactgttagCTTTAGGATCAGCAATCTTTTTTGATATCTCATTTTAAAATCACTCTTCCAAAGATTTATTCTGTTTCAATTGAATATCaggatttcatgttttttttttcaattgaacTGAGTGAGATGTTATAGTAttcacaaaaactttgttgtgatatatttcaaaaagtatagTTGAACTTGATCTCATTGCCTTTGTTTGCTACAGTTTTGCTATTGTTTTGGCTGTTATCACATCATGCTAGTCTAAACAGGTATTTAGGTCATCCCATGTTCCGTGCCTTAGGGGCAACATTGCACATTTTTGATACTTTACTGGTTTAAAGTTCTAAGTCCATCTTCTGTAGCAGTGGGTACTGTGAGTCTTTCTTGGAAAAAAACTTGTTTCTCTGAACCTGCCTATTTTATCTTCATTCTCAAGTAATGGGTAAGATAAGATCAGTTAATTCCACTGTCCAAATCTTATTGCCTCATGCTGACTTGCTCCTTAATGATTTTCATTCTTCTTGCCTGTCCCAAAGAAATCCTGTTCCATTACTTTTGATAAATCTTCTGTAATGGCTAGCTGTTATATACAGAATTTGAagtcttatttttttcaaacttgtctgcatctttatttttttcatgtttcatataCCATTTTCAtgattatggtttgttttgtttcagttgcaGTCTTCATGTCTTTGTGTTCACTGTTTTTTCTtgctgttttatgtgtttttcatacatCTTTCTTTGGTACCAAGATGTCATCATTGGATGTAAGCCTGGTATTAATTTGCCTGTCTTTGTTTGAACCTTGtgcatcttgtttccattcttccTCTGAagatatgttgtattttgttactaaCTTCAAGATTAAGATGATttgacatttttcaaatttttttcatactcttattttttcttttagaaaggtTCTGTACTGACACCTTAGTCTTTCTACCAGAGATTTGGGCTGAGATAGTCACagctgtttttcttatattatgttACCTAGCCTGACTGAcctcaattcttttttttttgttttatgcctttttctttttgtagttttttaactcaccaatAAGGCTGTCTGTTTCTGgtgtgaaaaatgtaatatttccaaGGAGatcaacattagttttatattttgcaatgGCTCATGTTCCACAGGTCTTGCTTTATTCATTCCATTGAATTTGTTTGTGCACCTCATATGTCTTGTTTATCAAGGTGTTTCTGACCACCTTAATTGGATTTCaggttatataacatatttaacatttggCTATCTGTGTAAGGTCTCATGGACTCTGCATCTTGTTCTTTACatcatttagtatttttattgttcttcagaTGGAATCTCTCTTGGGAGTTTTGTATTTCCTACCTAGTATCCTTTATTAACCTTTTACAGGGTTTCTgaaattctgaataattttgaCTACATATACAGCACAGAACAAGAAAGGTAGAATAATTAAGTACAGTCTCTTTTATCCATTAAGaacctttatttatattcattcatcCAGTCGAAAGTCTCTTATTTTCTctagtgtatgttttttttgcACGCAACCCCAGTTATTTCTGTAGCACTTTAAAATCACCCAGTTTACAAATCAAGAGGTGTGtacagttttgaaattatttaattatatatataatgagataaCAAGATTGAAGTATGTCCTTTTATAACATATGTCTGAGTTGTTCCCCCAAGAATATACAACTGCATTATTGATATATCTTCCTCTAACCTATTTTATGTCACTACCATTGTTGGCTTCACAGGTTTAACATAACATTACTCCTAACAAAATCACTCCTTTGATTAAATTAAATGATTTCATGAATGTGTGTTCTTTAGAGCCTGTCTTTTTATTTGCACTAATTTTTATTCCTCAAATCTGCAAATTTTCTTGTTCTGAATTGTACTTCAGCTTCATTTGGTGATATATTTCTTGTagtctaatttattatgttcCTGTGTTGTAGcttttggttttatacttttcagtttctttttatgtttatttgttcccATCTACTTTAACATTGTGAGTATTCTAAATCTAAAAACTTCAAATGTTGGGtctatttaattcaaattttacatCTTTATAATTCAAACAACTTTCAAGTAGATACTACTCTCAAAACCCTTCTGTTGAACATCCCCACAAATGAATTGTCATCATAACTACAAGCTTaagtaaatattctgtttatgtgtgtgtgtgtgtgtgtgtactaagcATGCAGTGCTTtctaaaagcttgccaaatttcataaagatacacATATCACATTAAAAGTTAGAGTATGGATACTTTCATATTGGTTATATGGTTAGTCAGAATTACCAAACCTATATCAAGAGAGTTAGTTAAATTGTAATGTCCCACCAcaagtatttatgtattatgaatcagttttcataaagaaaatcCTTACTCATCTTTAGTTAAGTTACAGCAACAGCAACAAATATTGCATTGTAATAACTTGAGTTTtgcgaaaattaattttttccacagttacattaaaataaatatctttaaatgatttttataactaATGTGTAATTCAAATATATTCATCTTTCATAGTTTTGATATAACTTTTTCCCACCAGCCATAATGCAAAATGGCTGGTGCTTTGATCTTATTATCATTACATTTCTCTTTcaatttatcaaaacttttacAACAGTTTCAGTTAAAGTTCATGTTATCCATGtgtgttttaaagataaacagcttacgattatattgtgtatttcttttatattctgtAGGTGCTTAAAGCTGCAAAAACTGAGGAACATCATGAAACACCAAAAAAAGACAGTGAAGTAGACTTTCGGAGACTGTACAGTTACTTAGTGAATCTGTTGGAGAGTAATATCCCTCCTGACTTACCACCTGCAGAGAGTGAAGTTATAATTATACTTCTTAAAGATCTTGCTCAAGTGGTAAAATATCCTCTTTCACAGGAAGAAAAAGAATTCCTGAGAAGTAAGTTATgtagtaaattagaaaatataaatgttgtataacgagttaatgatttttgtttttttcaaatcctGATTTGCAAAAAATGAAAATGCCTTGTTAAAAGAAATTCTTTTAATCTTGTGCTTGTGGAGTTGGGCAGTTAGATTGAACTGttaatgtgtaattttatgcATGTAATAATTGCAAATATACTTTG
Proteins encoded:
- the LOC143242852 gene encoding uncharacterized protein LOC143242852; translation: MENASCEGKNKMNDQSQIEGKQAPIESWGDIVKKNVHIFFRNDDYSKIIAEVLKAAKTEEHHETPKKDSEVDFRRLYSYLVNLLESNIPPDLPPAESEVIIILLKDLAQVVKYPLSQEEKEFLRSKLCSKLENINVV